The following coding sequences are from one Aeromicrobium duanguangcaii window:
- a CDS encoding FKBP-type peptidyl-prolyl cis-trans isomerase produces the protein MRNLKALPVVLLLAAAPLAACGSNDDDKDDAKKADCADYQSGSSSDAVKVSGEFGQRGPKATFKAPLTVKADDLQRTVVDEGKGDDTAKGEQVEAVITVFNGRTGKQALSEPATLTVGDDKTFEAFRASIECVPTGSRVVTTVVASDVYGDQGYPELDIKADDALVVVTDVVDVREEIKAKEWKKDVPKVSLTGEEPKVTLPKTDPPKDVLVKVLKEGDGKTVKAGDSLTVNYQGRTWEDGGKIFQQTFGKDGQPAQMSTTEVVQGFAAGVIGQKVGSTVIVTMPPEYGFGTEPSEQNPLAGKSVLFVVEIVSINS, from the coding sequence ATGCGGAACCTGAAGGCACTCCCCGTCGTCCTGTTGCTCGCCGCGGCCCCACTGGCCGCCTGCGGCTCGAACGACGACGACAAGGACGACGCGAAGAAGGCGGACTGCGCCGACTACCAGTCCGGATCGTCCAGTGACGCGGTGAAGGTCAGCGGCGAGTTCGGCCAGCGTGGCCCGAAGGCGACCTTCAAGGCTCCGCTCACGGTCAAGGCGGACGATCTGCAGCGCACCGTCGTCGACGAGGGCAAGGGCGACGACACCGCCAAGGGCGAGCAGGTCGAGGCCGTCATCACCGTCTTCAACGGCCGCACGGGCAAGCAGGCCCTGAGCGAGCCGGCCACGCTGACCGTCGGCGACGACAAGACGTTCGAGGCGTTCCGGGCCAGCATCGAGTGCGTGCCCACGGGCTCGCGGGTCGTGACCACGGTCGTGGCCTCCGATGTCTATGGCGACCAGGGCTATCCCGAGCTCGACATCAAGGCCGATGACGCCCTTGTCGTCGTGACCGACGTCGTCGACGTGCGCGAGGAGATCAAGGCCAAGGAGTGGAAGAAGGACGTCCCGAAGGTCTCGCTGACGGGCGAGGAGCCGAAGGTCACCCTGCCCAAGACCGATCCCCCGAAGGATGTCCTGGTCAAGGTGCTGAAGGAGGGTGACGGCAAGACGGTGAAGGCCGGCGACTCCCTGACCGTCAACTACCAGGGGCGCACCTGGGAGGACGGCGGCAAGATCTTCCAGCAGACCTTCGGCAAGGACGGCCAGCCGGCGCAGATGAGCACCACCGAGGTCGTGCAGGGCTTCGCGGCCGGCGTGATCGGGCAGAAGGTCGGCTCGACGGTGATCGTCACGATGCCGCCCGAGTACGGCTTCGGCACCGAGCCCTCCGAGCAGAACCCGCTCGCCGGCAAGTCGGTGCTGTTCGTCGTCGAGATCGTCTCGATCAACTCCTGA
- a CDS encoding DinB family protein, giving the protein MIDRQTCLEYLRRNRRAVLRAVHGVPEYDARRPLTRSGTNLLGVVKHLALVELEYVSDCAGFPCDLGSPWKEADEAINGDLWLTADESAESVIALYVAAGEHTERAAATLPIDSPATVPWWSKGDTTFDRLLVHLVSETAQHAGHLDILREGIDGQGDTWDETRTYRDDAWWSALLSRIAAAAEPFRGSDSRVAAPEGTF; this is encoded by the coding sequence ATGATCGATCGCCAGACCTGTCTGGAGTACCTGCGCCGGAACCGCCGCGCCGTCCTGCGGGCCGTGCACGGCGTGCCCGAGTACGACGCCCGCCGGCCGTTGACCCGGTCGGGGACGAACCTGTTGGGGGTGGTCAAGCACCTGGCGCTCGTCGAGCTCGAGTACGTCTCGGACTGCGCCGGGTTCCCGTGCGACCTGGGGTCGCCCTGGAAGGAGGCGGACGAGGCGATCAACGGCGACCTGTGGCTGACCGCCGACGAGAGCGCGGAGTCGGTGATCGCCCTCTACGTCGCCGCGGGGGAGCACACCGAGCGTGCCGCCGCGACGCTGCCGATCGACTCGCCGGCCACCGTGCCGTGGTGGTCGAAGGGCGACACCACCTTCGACCGGCTGCTGGTGCACCTGGTCTCCGAGACCGCGCAGCACGCCGGCCACCTCGACATCCTGCGCGAGGGGATCGACGGCCAGGGCGACACGTGGGACGAGACCCGCACCTATCGCGACGACGCCTGGTGGTCGGCGCTGTTGAGCCGGATCGCTGCGGCGGCGGAGCCGTTCCGCGGGTCCGACTCGCGGGTCGCGGCGCCAGAAGGGACCTTCTGA
- a CDS encoding DinB family protein yields MPAPQDASPGHAAAGRHRRVAEGFGTVVGQVADWDAPTPVSSWQARDVVLHLVTWSQGFLASGGIDLARPVDADDPLGTWRTHAAEIQGLLDSSAATDDFTHPQLGTDRLGAVIDRFYSTDVLMHTWDLAEAAAVPSGLDPVECEQLLEGMRSHDQMLRDSGQYGPAVPVSPERDAVVRLMGFIGRDPEWRQSR; encoded by the coding sequence ATGCCCGCACCGCAGGACGCCTCACCCGGTCACGCAGCGGCCGGTCGCCATCGCCGGGTCGCCGAGGGCTTCGGGACCGTGGTCGGGCAGGTCGCCGACTGGGACGCTCCCACGCCCGTCTCCTCGTGGCAGGCACGCGACGTCGTCCTGCACCTGGTGACCTGGTCGCAGGGCTTCCTCGCGTCCGGCGGGATCGATCTCGCTCGTCCTGTCGACGCCGACGACCCACTCGGCACGTGGCGCACCCACGCCGCCGAGATCCAGGGCCTGCTCGACTCGTCCGCCGCGACCGACGACTTCACGCATCCGCAGCTGGGCACCGACCGGCTCGGCGCGGTGATCGACCGGTTCTACTCGACGGACGTGCTGATGCACACCTGGGACCTCGCCGAGGCGGCCGCTGTCCCCTCCGGCCTGGACCCGGTCGAGTGCGAGCAGCTCCTCGAGGGCATGCGCTCGCACGACCAGATGCTGCGGGACTCCGGCCAGTACGGCCCGGCTGTCCCGGTGTCCCCCGAACGAGATGCGGTGGTGCGGCTCATGGGCTTCATCGGCCGCGACCCCGAGTGGAGGCAGAGCAGATGA
- a CDS encoding amidase, with the protein MTELHELDAHDLAATIARGDVSCVEVTRHFLERVEADELGAFVTVTSDRALTRAAELDAMTDRPAFAGVPTAFKDLTMTAGVPTSMGSRLMAGRVPDHNAHVVDLVEAAGFVSLGKSNTPEFGLSSYTDNDVVGPACCPADPRLNAGGSSGGAAAAVGSHLLPWAPGSDGGGSIRIPASCCGVIGFKPSRGRIGAGPDSPTWSGLATDGVLARSVRDVAAVLDLLARPVPGSSRVWPAPATPFAEAATRDPGRLRIATWTDPYLDFATASPGSVAAVEAARDSLAALGHEIVEVANPWPAELEQQFNVVWSAGMASVPLPDEAIAQLRPTTRYWHERGGRASAPQLAAAMTYLELTTAAVNASLADVDLFLTPTLALPPQPHAWFTESGDPAEDHRRELLFTPYTALMNMSGQPAVSVPGHVHEGLPVGVMLAGHVGADALVLQVADQLVSRARS; encoded by the coding sequence GTGACCGAACTGCACGAACTGGACGCGCACGACCTGGCCGCCACGATCGCGCGGGGCGACGTCTCCTGCGTCGAGGTGACCCGACACTTCCTCGAGCGGGTCGAGGCCGACGAGCTGGGCGCATTCGTCACCGTCACGTCCGACCGTGCCCTCACTCGTGCCGCCGAGCTCGATGCGATGACCGACCGGCCGGCCTTCGCCGGTGTCCCGACCGCGTTCAAGGACCTGACGATGACGGCCGGCGTGCCGACCTCGATGGGGTCGCGGCTGATGGCCGGACGGGTACCCGACCACAACGCGCACGTCGTGGATCTCGTCGAGGCGGCCGGCTTCGTCAGCCTCGGCAAGTCGAACACCCCCGAGTTCGGCCTCAGCTCGTACACCGACAACGACGTCGTCGGGCCGGCATGCTGCCCGGCCGATCCCCGGCTGAACGCCGGCGGCTCGAGCGGTGGTGCGGCCGCGGCCGTCGGATCGCACCTGCTGCCGTGGGCCCCGGGCAGCGACGGGGGTGGCTCCATCCGCATCCCCGCGTCGTGCTGCGGGGTCATCGGGTTCAAGCCGTCGCGCGGACGGATCGGCGCCGGTCCGGACTCGCCGACGTGGAGCGGACTCGCGACCGACGGCGTCCTGGCGCGCTCGGTGCGCGACGTGGCCGCGGTGCTCGACCTCCTCGCGCGGCCGGTGCCGGGGTCGTCCCGGGTCTGGCCGGCGCCGGCGACCCCGTTCGCCGAGGCGGCGACCCGCGACCCCGGACGCCTGCGGATCGCGACGTGGACCGACCCCTACCTCGACTTCGCCACGGCCTCCCCCGGCTCCGTCGCCGCCGTCGAGGCGGCGCGCGACTCTCTCGCCGCGCTGGGCCACGAGATCGTCGAGGTCGCGAATCCCTGGCCCGCGGAGCTGGAGCAGCAGTTCAACGTGGTCTGGTCCGCCGGCATGGCCTCGGTCCCCCTGCCGGACGAGGCGATCGCGCAACTGCGGCCCACGACCCGCTACTGGCACGAGCGCGGCGGCCGGGCGTCGGCTCCCCAGCTGGCGGCAGCGATGACGTACCTCGAGCTCACCACGGCGGCCGTCAACGCCTCACTGGCGGACGTGGACCTGTTCCTGACGCCGACGCTCGCGCTTCCGCCACAGCCGCACGCCTGGTTCACCGAGTCGGGCGATCCGGCCGAGGACCACCGGCGCGAGCTGCTGTTCACCCCGTACACCGCGCTGATGAACATGAGCGGCCAGCCCGCGGTCAGCGTGCCGGGCCACGTGCACGAGGGCCTGCCGGTCGGCGTGATGCTCGCCGGCCACGTCGGGGCCGACGCGCTCGTCCTGCAGGTCGCCGACCAGCTGGTCAGCCGCGCGCGGTCAT